A window of Hevea brasiliensis isolate MT/VB/25A 57/8 chromosome 14, ASM3005281v1, whole genome shotgun sequence contains these coding sequences:
- the LOC110635696 gene encoding serine/threonine-protein kinase PCRK1 isoform X2, translating into MRRFSSLGAMKCFYFLHKEKNEEPKPRKCVSTRSTSTSMSMSIDREVKRSGSECNSHNVSDFSSESSAKNSFAILSQRQSNLRVFTFSELKTATKNFNRSLMIGEGGFGSVYRGVIRSTEDSNKKIDIAVKQLSRRGLQGHKEWVTEVNVLGVVEHPNLVKLLGYCAEDDERGIQRLLVYEYMPNKSVQDHLSSRFQTPLPWAARVKIAQDAARGLAYLHEGMDFQIIFRDFKSSNILLDDQWNAKLSDFGLARLGPSDGLSHVSTAVVGTIGYAAPEYIQTGRLTSKSDVWGYGIFLYELITGRRPLDRNRPKDEQKLLEWVRPHLSNVKKFKLILDPRLEGKYNIKSAQKLAAVANQCLVRQAKARPKMSEILEMVNKIVDTTDLGSPLLPMKSLTPKDASDIRRQERFKRKLLNTITGEKGCFAWRSWRSKLPDERRRRDSLVQMN; encoded by the exons A TGAGGCGGTTCAGTTCTTTGGGTGCTATGAAGTGCTTTTACTTCTTGCATAAAGAGAAAAATGaagaaccaaagcccagaaaatgtGTTTCTACCCGTTCTACTTCCACTTCCATGTCAATGTCAATTGATCGTGAAGTGAAAAGATCTGGGTCAGAGTGCAATTCTCACAATGTTTCAGATTTTAGCTCAGAGTCCTCTGCAAAGAACTCATTTGCTATTTTGTCTCAAAGACAAAGTAATCTTAGAGTCTTCACATTCTCAGAGTTGAAGACAGCCACAAAGAATTTCAACCGCTCTCTCATGATTGGAGAAGGTGGATTTGGTAGTGTGTATAGGGGAGTTATTCGGAGCACTGAAGATTCCAATAAGAAAATAGATATTGCTGTTAAACAACTGAGCAGGAGAGGGCTACAG GGTCACAAGGAATGGGTGACTGAAGTAAATGTTTTAGGAGTTGTTGAACATCCAAATCTTGTCAAATTATTGGGCTACTGCGCTGAGGACGATGAAAGAGGAATCCAGCGCCTGTTGGTATATGAATATATGCCCAACAAAAGCGTGCAAGATCACTTGTCAAGTCGGTTTCAAACACCTCTTCCTTGGGCTGCTAGAGTTAAAATTGCCCAGGATGCTGCCCGAGGCTTAGCATACCTTCATGAAGGAATGGATTTTCAg ATTATCTTCAGAGATTTCAAGTCTTCCAACATACTGCTGGATGACCAATGGAATGCTAAGCTGTCAGACTTTGGGTTGGCCAGATTGGGGCCGTCAGATGGATTGAGTCACGTTTCAACTGCG GTTGTCGGAACCATAGGATATGCAGCCCCTGAATATATTCAAACTGGGCGTCTCACTTCCAAAAGTGATGTGTGGGGATATGGGATTTTCCTTTATGAACTTATCACTGGTAGGCGTCCGTTAGATCGGAACCGTCCTAAGGACGAGCAAAAGCTTTTGGAATGGGTCAGGCCGCACCTGTCTAATGTAAAGAAGTTCAAGTTGATTTTGGACCCAAGGCTTGAGGGAAAGTATAACATAAAGTCTGCCCAAAAACTGGCTGCTGTTGCCAACCAATGCTTGGTTCGGCAGGCTAAGGCACGCCCCAAGATGAGTGAAATCCTTGAGATGGTGAATAAAATTGTTGATACAACAGATTTGGGAAGCCCCCTACTTCCCATGAAGAGTTTAACTCCAAAAGATGCTTCGGATATACGCAGACAAGAACGATTTAAAAGAAAGCTTCTGAATACAATAACCGGAGAAAAAGGGTGCTTCGCTTGGAGAAGTTGGAGATCCAAGCTACCAGATGAACGAAGAAGGCGAGATAGTCTTGTTCAGATGAATTAG
- the LOC110635696 gene encoding serine/threonine-protein kinase PCRK1 isoform X1 → MPFSFPLISFLLKYIRVRRFSSLGAMKCFYFLHKEKNEEPKPRKCVSTRSTSTSMSMSIDREVKRSGSECNSHNVSDFSSESSAKNSFAILSQRQSNLRVFTFSELKTATKNFNRSLMIGEGGFGSVYRGVIRSTEDSNKKIDIAVKQLSRRGLQGHKEWVTEVNVLGVVEHPNLVKLLGYCAEDDERGIQRLLVYEYMPNKSVQDHLSSRFQTPLPWAARVKIAQDAARGLAYLHEGMDFQIIFRDFKSSNILLDDQWNAKLSDFGLARLGPSDGLSHVSTAVVGTIGYAAPEYIQTGRLTSKSDVWGYGIFLYELITGRRPLDRNRPKDEQKLLEWVRPHLSNVKKFKLILDPRLEGKYNIKSAQKLAAVANQCLVRQAKARPKMSEILEMVNKIVDTTDLGSPLLPMKSLTPKDASDIRRQERFKRKLLNTITGEKGCFAWRSWRSKLPDERRRRDSLVQMN, encoded by the exons atgccattttctttccctTTAATTTCATTTCTGCTGAAATATATAAGAG TGAGGCGGTTCAGTTCTTTGGGTGCTATGAAGTGCTTTTACTTCTTGCATAAAGAGAAAAATGaagaaccaaagcccagaaaatgtGTTTCTACCCGTTCTACTTCCACTTCCATGTCAATGTCAATTGATCGTGAAGTGAAAAGATCTGGGTCAGAGTGCAATTCTCACAATGTTTCAGATTTTAGCTCAGAGTCCTCTGCAAAGAACTCATTTGCTATTTTGTCTCAAAGACAAAGTAATCTTAGAGTCTTCACATTCTCAGAGTTGAAGACAGCCACAAAGAATTTCAACCGCTCTCTCATGATTGGAGAAGGTGGATTTGGTAGTGTGTATAGGGGAGTTATTCGGAGCACTGAAGATTCCAATAAGAAAATAGATATTGCTGTTAAACAACTGAGCAGGAGAGGGCTACAG GGTCACAAGGAATGGGTGACTGAAGTAAATGTTTTAGGAGTTGTTGAACATCCAAATCTTGTCAAATTATTGGGCTACTGCGCTGAGGACGATGAAAGAGGAATCCAGCGCCTGTTGGTATATGAATATATGCCCAACAAAAGCGTGCAAGATCACTTGTCAAGTCGGTTTCAAACACCTCTTCCTTGGGCTGCTAGAGTTAAAATTGCCCAGGATGCTGCCCGAGGCTTAGCATACCTTCATGAAGGAATGGATTTTCAg ATTATCTTCAGAGATTTCAAGTCTTCCAACATACTGCTGGATGACCAATGGAATGCTAAGCTGTCAGACTTTGGGTTGGCCAGATTGGGGCCGTCAGATGGATTGAGTCACGTTTCAACTGCG GTTGTCGGAACCATAGGATATGCAGCCCCTGAATATATTCAAACTGGGCGTCTCACTTCCAAAAGTGATGTGTGGGGATATGGGATTTTCCTTTATGAACTTATCACTGGTAGGCGTCCGTTAGATCGGAACCGTCCTAAGGACGAGCAAAAGCTTTTGGAATGGGTCAGGCCGCACCTGTCTAATGTAAAGAAGTTCAAGTTGATTTTGGACCCAAGGCTTGAGGGAAAGTATAACATAAAGTCTGCCCAAAAACTGGCTGCTGTTGCCAACCAATGCTTGGTTCGGCAGGCTAAGGCACGCCCCAAGATGAGTGAAATCCTTGAGATGGTGAATAAAATTGTTGATACAACAGATTTGGGAAGCCCCCTACTTCCCATGAAGAGTTTAACTCCAAAAGATGCTTCGGATATACGCAGACAAGAACGATTTAAAAGAAAGCTTCTGAATACAATAACCGGAGAAAAAGGGTGCTTCGCTTGGAGAAGTTGGAGATCCAAGCTACCAGATGAACGAAGAAGGCGAGATAGTCTTGTTCAGATGAATTAG